The DNA region GCGACGACGACCGGCACGTCGTCCGGCGCCGCCCGCGCGAGGCAGGAGGAGAGGAGCTCCACCTTCCGGGTACGGGAGGAGGTGGCGGCGACGGCGGCGGAGGTCGCGGCGACCTCGGCGAGGAGCACGCGGGCATTCTGCCGCCGTAGGGTGCGCGGACGAGCGAAGGAGAGCGGGATGGCGCTGGTACGCAGGCTGGGTCAGGCGGCGCTCGGCGTCGTGTTCGTGACGGGCGGGCTCGACGCGCTGCGCGACCCGGAGCCGCGGGCGAAGAAGGCCGCGGCGCTGGGGATCGCCGGGCGGCTCGGCACCGACGAGCGGACGCTGGTCCGCGCCAACGCCGCCGCGATGGTCGCGGGCGGGCTCGCGCTGGTCACCGACACGCTGCCGCGGCTGGCCGCCCTCGGTCTCGCCGCGAGCATGGTGCCGACGACGGTGGCGGGGCACCCGTTCTGGGAGGAGGCCGACCCGGTCGCGCGGGCCGGCCACCGCGTCCACTTCGCCAAGAACGTCAGTCTGGCCGGCGGCTGCCTCGTGCTGGCCGGGTCGCCGCGGCGGCGGCGCCGGGCGCGGCGGGTGCCGGCGCTGCCCCGCCCGTAGCGGCGTGCCGGAGGTCACCGACCCGGACGACCCGCGGCTCGCCGACTACCGCGGGCTGCGGGACCCGGCCGGGCGGGTGGCGTACGAGCGGGAGCACGGCGTCTTCGTCGTCGAGGGCGGGCTGGCGATCGCGCAGCTCCTCACCAGCGCGTACGAGGTCCGCTCGCTGCTGCTCACGCCCGCGATGCGCGACCGCCTCGACCTGGCCGCGGTGACCGCGCCGGTCCACGTCGCCGACCGCGCGACGCTCGCGGCGGTGACCGGGTTCGACGTCCACCG from Mycobacteriales bacterium includes:
- a CDS encoding TrmH family RNA methyltransferase, which produces MPEVTDPDDPRLADYRGLRDPAGRVAYEREHGVFVVEGGLAIAQLLTSAYEVRSLLLTPAMRDRLDLAAVTAPVHVADRATLAAVTGFDVHRGALAVATRPPPADPAALLVTARTVLLLERVNDVENAGALFRVARALGADAVLLDEETCDPLYRRAVRVSLGHVL
- a CDS encoding DoxX family membrane protein; this translates as MALVRRLGQAALGVVFVTGGLDALRDPEPRAKKAAALGIAGRLGTDERTLVRANAAAMVAGGLALVTDTLPRLAALGLAASMVPTTVAGHPFWEEADPVARAGHRVHFAKNVSLAGGCLVLAGSPRRRRRARRVPALPRP